A genome region from Culex pipiens pallens isolate TS unplaced genomic scaffold, TS_CPP_V2 Cpp_Un0177, whole genome shotgun sequence includes the following:
- the LOC120432014 gene encoding protein SREK1IP1-like: protein TKKKKKKTKKKKKKQKKKKTQKKKKKKQKKKKKTKKKKKKK, encoded by the exons acaaaaaaaaaaaaaaaaaaaacaaaaaaaaaaaaaaaaaaacaaaaaaaaaaaaaaaca caaaaaaaaaaaaaaaaaaaacaaaaaaaaaaaaaaaaaacaaaaaaaaaaaaaaaaaaaaaa